The [Clostridium] celerecrescens 18A genomic sequence CCCTTTTCCGTCCTGTTTATTCATATGTACACCTAGATGTCCTTTCACAAAAGAGCAGGGGCGCAGTATCCTGCGTCCCTGGTTTATTTTACCTGCTCATTTCTATTTTATAATAGAGAACTTGTATATGGTTGTTGTCTTATATTCTTCGCCGGCTTTTAAGACTGGAGACTGAAATTCCGGTTTATTTACGGAATCAGGATAATACTGGGTTTCAAAGCAATAGCAGCAGCGCTTTTCGTATACCGCTCCGCCTTTGCCCGTCATTCCATTTTTTAAGAAGTTCGCAGTGTAGAACTGTATTCCGGGAAGGTCTGTATAAACCTCCATCCGGATGCCTGTCTTATCTGATTCCGATGCGGCACACAGGGAAACCTCACCTTGCGGGTGGTTTAATACCCAGTTATGGTCATAACCTCCGCCAAAGATCAGCGCCTCATATTTCTCATTGATATCCTGCTCAATGGGTTTCATTACAGTGAAGTCCATGGGAGTTCCCTTAACAGGGGTGAACTCCCCGGTGGGAATGGAACCTTCATCTGCCCTTGTATATGTATCTGCATCAATCCAGACACGCTGCTTCATGGCATCTGCGCCATCATGTCCATCAAGGTTGAAATAACTGTGATTGGTAAAGTTTGCTACGGTATCTGCATCGCAGATCATATGGTAGGAAATCTCAAGGCTGTTATCCGGTGTTAGTGTATAGGTTACTGTAATGTTTGCATTCCCTGGGAATCCCTGATCTCCATCTGGTGAAAACAGGGAAAAGCTGACACTTGTTCCAAGATCATTTTCCTCCGCCTCACTGTCCCAAAGACGGCTTTGGTAAAGATCCGGTCCGCTGTGAAGATTGTTAGGCCCGTTATTAGGTTCCAGTTTGTACTCTTTTCCATTAATGCTGAATTTTGCACCTGCAATACGGTTGGCATTCCTTCCGATGGGAGCTCCAAAATGTGGCGGATTTAAAAGATATTCATCCGCGCTGTCAAATCCCAGGACCACATCAACTACGGTCCCATCCCTGTCAGGCACATTCATATTGACCCAAACTGCACCGAGATTTGTGAAAGAAGCGGAAACTCCGTTTCTATTTACAAGTGTATACAGATACACTTCCCTTCCATCTTGCATGTTTCCCCAAAGCTCTTTCTTGTATGCCATTTTCCTTCCTCCATATACCTTTTTACTTAAAGCTCTCTCCCTGAAGGTCGAGAGCTCTATGATCCAATCATTCTTTGGCCTTGATATATCCCTTTGCGGTTAAAAGCTCTGCTGAGAGAACCGCACCGCCGGCCGCTCCGCGGACCGTATTATGGGACAGACCCACAAATTTATAATCGTAAACCGAATCTTCTCTTAAACGTCCTACTGAAATTCCCATTCCTTTTTCAAAATCCACATCATGAGTAACCTGTGGACGGTTATCCTCTTCCAGATACTGTATGAACTGCTTGGGAGCGCTTGGAAGCTCAAGTTCCTGCGGAAGGCCCTTAAAATTCACCATGCGGTCAATTAATTCCTCTTTGGTGGGCTTTTTGCGGAATTTTACAAATACAGCCGCCGTATGTCCGTTTAATACGGGTACCCGTATGCACTGACAGGTGATGACCGGTTCACTGGCTTTTACGATCTCCCCGTTTTCAATCTTTCCCCAGAGACGAAGCGGCTCCTGCTCGCTCTTTTCTTCTTCTCCTCCGATATAAGGAATGATGTTTTCTACCATCTCCGGCCAGTCCTTAAAGGTCTTTCCGGCTCCGGAAATTGCCTGATAGGTCGTAGCCACCACTTCATAGGGTTCAAATTCCTTCCAGGCTGTCAAAACAGGTGCATAGCTTTGAATGGAGCAGTTGGGTTTTACCACAATGAATCCACGGTCTGTGCCCAGACGCTTTTTCTGATCCTCAATGACTTCAAAATGCTCAGGATTGATCTCAGGCACCACCATAGGAACATCCGGCGTCCACCGATGGGCACTGTTATTTGATACAACCGGTGTTCCGGTCTTTGCATATGCTTCCTCAATGGCCTTTATTTCTTCCTTGGTCATATCCACAGCGCTGAAAACAAA encodes the following:
- a CDS encoding aldose epimerase family protein — protein: MAYKKELWGNMQDGREVYLYTLVNRNGVSASFTNLGAVWVNMNVPDRDGTVVDVVLGFDSADEYLLNPPHFGAPIGRNANRIAGAKFSINGKEYKLEPNNGPNNLHSGPDLYQSRLWDSEAEENDLGTSVSFSLFSPDGDQGFPGNANITVTYTLTPDNSLEISYHMICDADTVANFTNHSYFNLDGHDGADAMKQRVWIDADTYTRADEGSIPTGEFTPVKGTPMDFTVMKPIEQDINEKYEALIFGGGYDHNWVLNHPQGEVSLCAASESDKTGIRMEVYTDLPGIQFYTANFLKNGMTGKGGAVYEKRCCYCFETQYYPDSVNKPEFQSPVLKAGEEYKTTTIYKFSIIK
- the asd gene encoding aspartate-semialdehyde dehydrogenase, which produces MEKRLRVGVLGATGMVGQRFISLLENHPWYEVVTVAASPRSAGRTYEEAVGGRWKMTTPMPEAVKNLTVMNVNEVEAVAASVDFVFSAVDMTKEEIKAIEEAYAKTGTPVVSNNSAHRWTPDVPMVVPEINPEHFEVIEDQKKRLGTDRGFIVVKPNCSIQSYAPVLTAWKEFEPYEVVATTYQAISGAGKTFKDWPEMVENIIPYIGGEEEKSEQEPLRLWGKIENGEIVKASEPVITCQCIRVPVLNGHTAAVFVKFRKKPTKEELIDRMVNFKGLPQELELPSAPKQFIQYLEEDNRPQVTHDVDFEKGMGISVGRLREDSVYDYKFVGLSHNTVRGAAGGAVLSAELLTAKGYIKAKE